The Aestuariibaculum lutulentum genome segment TTAAGTCGGTTACTTCGGTGTAGTTATAAGATAAGTTTCCGTTTAAGGACAGATTGAAGGTTTCTGTTTGAACAGGATTCATATTTAAATTCAATTCAAAACCTTTACTTTCAGTGGTACCAACATTTTGAATTACCTGATCGCTTAAAGCTTGTCCCGGAGGTACGTTGGTTAATACTAATAAATCGGTTGTTTCTTTTTTGTAGATATCAAAAGATCCTGATAAAAAACTGTTTCTAAAGAAATCGAAATCTACACCGGCATTATAAGTGGTTGTTTTTTCCCAGGTTAAATCTGGGTTATATTCCTTAGCGTTATATAAGTTTACACCCGATAAATACTGACTTTGAGGAGAACCTATTTCGAAAAGTGGAATGGAAGGATAGAACCCTACCTGTCCTGAAATATCCTGTTGTCCGGTTTCACCCCAACCAATACGGAATTTAAAATCGTTAATAAAGTTGACATTCTTTAAGAAGTTTTCTTCTTTAACTTTCCAGGCTAATGCTGCTGATGGAAAATATCCCCAGCGGTTTTCTTTGGTAAAGAATGAAGAGGCATCCGCTCTAAATGAAGCTGTCAGTAAATATTTATTAGCTAGATTAACGTTGGCTCTTCCAAAAAACGATTGAAGGTTTAATTCGTTGAAATATCTGTTATTTAGATTTAATGAGTCTATATTAGGAATGCGTTCTCCTGTTATTTCGTCGTTTCTATATTCATCTTTATTTCCATCGTTTTTAAAGTTCTGGTAGGAGTATCCTCCCTGTACATCGAAATTATTGATGAATGTATCTTCAAACTCTTTTTTATAAGCCAGATACGATTCCATTGTTGTATTTGTAATAGTTTGTCTTTCTGCAAAACTTATTCCTGGATTAAAAATATAGGTGCCTTTTGGAACACTTGGGTCTGGAACTAAAGTATATGAGTTTACGGCATTTTCGGCAAAGCGTTCTTCGATGTCTGCTTTTGCGGCTTCAAGTCCTAAATTAACTACTGCTCTTAATTCTGGTAAGAAATGGAACTTGTAATCAAGTTCAACATTACCTAAAATACGTTGTACTTTCTCAGGTCGACTTCTTTGTTCTAAAACAGCTAAAGGGTTGCTTGCTCCGGCTTTTGCATTTGGATTATTAGCATCGTCTGAAGCTCGTAATTGTTGGTAATAACCATTGAAAATAGAGTTGCTGTCGTAAATAGGTTTTGTAGGATCCATAGAAATGGCGCCACCAATGGCACCGCCGTCGTCTACTGAGTTTTTATCTACAGAAGTTCCTTTGGCATTAATATCTACTTTTAAATGCTCATCAAAAAACTTTGGAGTTAATCGAATTGAAGCGGTAATTCTTTCGTAGTCGTTTGTTTTAACAACACCTTCTGTATTGTTGTATCCAATAGATGCTCTAAATGGTACGGCTTGAAATAAGTTGGCACGAACTCCAAAATTATAATCTTTAGTAACAGCAGTTCTATAAATAGCATCTTGCCAATCGGAATTGTAAATGGCGCGATCACCTTCCGGGGTGCTAATAACTTGAGTTACTGGCTGTGTTGTAGAAATCGATCCTACAGGTACACCTAAAATTCCAATATCATCCGGGTAGTACATTTGCACAAACTTTACAAAAGTATTTCCGTCCATGATATTAATTTGCTGATTTTTGGAAATGTTGCTAATGGATGTTCTTGCTGAAAAATTGAATTTAGCATCACCCGAAGTTCCCTTTTTTGTAGTAATAATGATAACCCCGTTAGAAGCTCTCGACCCATAGATTGCTGTTGCAGAAGCATCTTTAAGCACACTAAAGCTTTCAATGTCATTGGGGTTTATTAAACTTAAAGGGTTGCCTACACCAGCAACGCCACCGTTATCTAATGGTACGCCATCAATTACTATTAAGGGAGCATTATTTCCAGAAAGGGATGAACCACCACGGATTCTAATGTTCGGGGCTGCATCGGGCTGTCCGCCGGCACTGGTAATTCTAACACCAGCAGCTTTACCTTGAAGTAATTGGTCGGGAGATACCACAGCGCCTTGGTTAAAGTCATCTGAAGAAATCACTTCAACAGATCCGGTTAAGTCTTCTTTTTTTACACTACCGTATCCAATAACAACAACTTCGTCTAAACTTGCTGTGTCCTCAACTAAAATCACATTTAAAACCGTTTGCCCGGTATAGGTGATTTCCTGAGTCTGATATCCGATAAATGTAAACGTTATTACATCTCCTTGATTTACCTGAAGTTGGTATTCGCCGTCAAAATCGGAAGCAGTACCATTGGTAGTACCCTTAACGAGAATATTTACTCCGGGAAGTGGTAAAGATGTAGATTGTTCAGTTACTGTTCCTTTTATACTTGTTTGTGCCAAAATGGTTGCGGGAACAAACAAGAGAAAAAACAGTACGCCATTAATAATTGTCTTCATACAGTTCTTTTGTTAATGTCTTTGTTTAGTTTATTATATCTTCACTTCTCACCATGAATTATTGCTAATGTAATAATTAAGCCTATTGGTGAATTGTCAAATTCGTAACGCAAACGTTTCCGTGTTAATAACTTTTACGAAATTTTTAACGCAAACGTTTCCGTAGTGATATTTTTTTGATGCTTAGGTTTTTTAGATGAAACGAACTAAATTAGCATTACTAGGTTAGTCTTATTTTTTTAGTAAGGCGTTTTAAATTTAGCTATATTTAAAATAAATAATGAAGAAAAAAGTCACATTAAAGCAAATAGCAAGAGAACTCGATGTTTCAGTATCAACGGTATCCAGAGCTTTGGCAGATAGCAAGGAAATAGGGGAAAATACCAGACGACGTATACAGGCTTTTGCTAAATTTCTGAATTATAAGCCTAACAATATAGCCCTAAGTTTAAAAAATAAGAAGACAAAAACAATAGGGGTATTAATTCCTGAAATTGTACATCACTTTTTTTCTACGGTTATTCGAGGTATCGAAATAGTAGCTAATGAACGTGGCTACAATGTTATTGTTGGTCTCTCCAACGAATCATTTAGTAAAGAGGTTTTAAATATGGAAATGCTGGCTAACGGAAGTATTGATGGTTTTGTATTATCCATTTCAAAAGAGACTTTGCTAAAACAGGATTATCATCACTTTAATGAAACCATAAGTCAGGGGATACCCATTGTTATGTTCGACCGTGTCGTTAATGAGGTGGAATGTGATAAAGTAATTGTTGACGATTTTAAAGGATCTGTTAAGGCTGTAAAAAAACTGGTAGCTAATGGTTGTAAACATATTGGTTTAATTACTACGATGGATTACGTAAGCGTTGGTAGACTACGTACACAAGGGTATTTACGTGCTTTAGAAGAAAGTCAGGTGTATGCTGAACCTGATTTAATTCTAAAATTGGACGATATGGTGTCGTTAGAAGAAAATCTCGATATTCTTGAAAATGAAATAGAACAGTTATTTAAAAAGAATCCGAAAATTGATGGTGTTTTTGCTGTGAATGAGTTATATGCTGTAACGGCCATGAAAGTGGCTAAGAAATTAGGATTGGCTATTCCTGATGATTTACAAGTCATCGGATTTACTGATGGTGTTTTATCTAAACACGCTTCGCCAAGCCTAACTATTGTAAGTCAACACGGACAAAAAATAGGAGAGAAAGCAGCCGATTTATTAATCGATCGTTTAGAAATGGAGGACGAGGATAATGACACAAATGTTAACGAAAACACTAGAGAACAGGCATTTGAAACCTATGTGATAGAGACCGAAATTATTGAAAGAGAATCGACTAAATAAAACTTTTTTAGGAATTTTAAAATTCTTTTCTATATCTTTGACGCAGAATCAAGACTTATATATTCACTTCTCACATGTAAGTTTTGATAAGTTTTATGCTTATCAATAGTATCAATTAAAATACTATTTCGATGGAAAAGCGTAAGTTAAGTTTTCTTCAAATCTGGAACATGAGTTTCGGATTTATGGGAATTCAAATGGGTTTCGCCCTGCAAAATGCCAATGCAAGCAGAATACTTCAAATTTTTGGAGCCGATGTACATCAGCTGTCCTGGTTTTGGATTATAGCACCTTTAATGGGCTTAATTGTTCAACCAATTGTTGGGTACTACAGCGATAAGACTTGGGGTAAATTTGGTAGAAGAAAACCGTTCTTCTTAGTTGGAGCTATTTTAGCTTCGATAGGATTGGTGTTAATGCCACAAGCCGATATTTTTACAGCCTTTTTACCTGCTATTTGGGTAGGTGCAGGATTCCTGATGGTTATGGATGCCTCTTTTAATATTGCTATGGAGCCGTTTAGAGCTTTAGTAGGTGATAATTTAAGAACAGATCAGCGTACCTTAGGATTCAGTGTGCAAACCGCTTTAATTGGTTTTGGCGCAGTTATTGGCTCCTGGTTACCGTACACGTTAACCAATTGGTTTGGCGTATCGAACGCTACGGTTGCAGGTGAAGTTCCGTTAAACTTAATTTTATCTTTTATTATTGGAGCCATTATTTTGGTGCTTTCTATTCTGGTTACCGTATTCACAACTAAAGAGTATTCACCAGAGGAATTAGCACAATTTCAGGATGATCAAGCTTCAAATTCAGAAGATGAAGACACTTCAGAAAAAGCAGGCTTAAAAACCATTTTCGAAGATTTTAAAAACATGCCAGTTACCATGCGTCAGTTAAGCTGGGTACAGTTTTTCTCATGGTTTGGGTTATTTGGTATGTGGGTATTTGCAGTTCCAGCTATTGCTCAGCACCTCTACGGTTTACCAGTAAACGATAGTAGCAGTGCAACTTATCAAGATGCTGGCGACTGGGTAGGTATCCTTTTCGGCGTTTACAATCTCATTTCAGCCTTATATGCTTTTGCTTTACCGTTTATCGCTAAAAAAATAGGAAGAAAACGTACGCATGCCTTATCCTTAATTATTGGAGGTATAGGACTGCTTTCGGTTTACGTCATGCCTGATAAAGACTGGCTTATTCTTTCTATGATTGGTGTTGGTATTGCCTGGGCTAGTATTCTGGCCATGCCTTATGCTATTTTGGCGGGGTCTATTTCACCTAAAAAAATGGGTGTCTATATGGGGATCTTCAACTTTTTCATCGTTATTCCGCAAATTATCAATGCCTTAATTGGAGGTCCGTTAGTTAAGTATGCTTACGGAGACCAGGCAATTATGGCACTCATGATAAGTGGGGTTAGTTTCTTAATTGCTGCTACGCTAGTATTTAAAGTTAAAGACGTCGACGACGTTATCCAATCTTAAAAAAAATCATCGTAATGAACGGTTTTATTTTTGACCTCGATGGGGTCATTGTAGATACTGCAAAGTATCATTACCAGGCTTGGAAGCAATTAGCTAACAAAATTGGAATAGAGTTTTCGTTGGATAAAAACGAACAACTTAAAGGAGTGAGTAGAGTAGAGTCTTTAAAAAAGATCCTTCATTGGGGACAAAAAACTATTTCTGATGATGAATTTACAGCTTTAATGACTGAAAAAAATGATCACTATTTGAGCTTTATTGAAACGATGCAGGAAGATGAAATCTTGCCAGATGTTTCAAAGGTTTTGAACTATTTATCTTCAAAAAATCAAAAAATAGCATTAGGCTCAGCCAGTAAAAATGCAGTTGGCATTCTAGAAAAAGTCAATTTAACTCAGTTTTTTGATGCTATTGTAGACGGTAATCAAGTTACTCATGCCAAGCCAGATCCGGAGGTGTTTTTAAATGCAGCAATACAAATGCATGTGCAACCCGAAGATTGTATTGTTTTTGAAGATGCTGTGGCCGGAATACAGGCAGCAAATGCTGCAAACATGGTAAGTATTGGTATTGGAGATGTCGATGTTTTACATGAGGCAGATTATGTGTTCAAAGATTTTACAGAGATGTCTTTAGACTTCTTAGACAAACTAATTAACCCTAAAAAATAAACTGTCTTTAGCTGAAAAAAATCAATTAAATACAGTACAAAATACAAATGAATCAAGATTATATAAAACCAGATCAATGGTCTATCATAGAAGAAGGCTTTGATGCGAGTCGTGTAAAATCCTCGGAAAGTCTGTTCAGTATCGGTAATGGTGCTATGGGGCAACGTGCTAATTTTGAAGAACAGTATTCAGGAGCTACATTTCAAGGGAGCTATATTGCCGGCGTATATTATCCAGACAAAACCCGTGTAGGCTGGTGGAAAAATGGTTACCCTGAATATTTTGCGAAAGTGTTAAATGCGCCAAATTGGATTGGTATTAACGTTAAGGTGAATGGTGAATCTTTAGATCTTTACAAAAGCAAAAGTGTTGAAGGTTTTTCTCGAGAATTGAATATGAAGGAAGGCTGGTTATCCAGAAGTTTTAAGGCAACACTTCAAAATGATGTTCAGGTTGCTGTTAAAACCAAACGCTTTTTAAGTCTGGATTTTGACGAACTTGGAGCTATTCGGTACGAAATTACCCCGTTAAATACCGATGCTTCAATTACATTCTCTCCGTATGTAGACGCCGGAATTACCAACGAAGACACCAATTGGGATGATAAATTCTGGGATGTGTCTAGAGTATCTCATGAACATACTCAGGCATTTATTGAAGCGAAAACCATGAAAACCGAATTCCATACCTGTACGTTTATGGAATCGCAGGTGTTTGTAAATGATGTTTTCGTTGACTTAAATCCACAAATGGAGACTACTTCAAATAGTATTTCATTCAGCTTTTCAAAAGACATTAGAGCAGGTGAAACCTTTAAAATTGAAAAATTCGGAGGTTATACGGTTGATAGTAATCATGAAAAATCTGCATTAATATCTGCTTCTCAAAATGTATTGGCTAAAGCAAAAGATTTAGGCTTTTTAGGTTTGTTGGAAAGGCAAATGCAGGCCTGGGCGAACATCTGGGATATGGCCGATATTACCATTGAAGGCGATGTTAAAGCACAGCAAGGTATTCGTTTCAATATCTTCCAGTTAAATCAAACTTATCTTGGGAAAGATTCAAGACTAAATATTGGTCCGAAAGGATTTACTGGTGAGAAATATGGCGGAAGCACGTATTGGGATACCGAAGCCTATTGCATTCCGTTTTACATGGCGACCAAAAACCAAAGTGTTGCGCGAAGTCTGTTGGAATACCGTTACAATCATTTAGAGCGTGCTATTGAAAACGCAGGAAAACTTGGGTTTACAAATGGTGCTGCATTATACCCAATGGTGACTATGAACGGAGAGGAATGCCATAATGAATGGGAAATTACCTTCGAGGAAATTCATCGAAATGGCGCCATAGCCTTTGCAATTTATAATTACTACCGTTACACGAACGATTACAGCTATATTCCAAATAAGGGATTAGAAGTTTTAATAGGAATAGCTCGTTTTTGGCAGCAACGCGCCACTTTTTCAACCGACAAAAACAAGTATGTTATTCTTGGAGTTACCGGACCAAACGAGTACGAAAACAACGTGAATAACAACTGGTATACCAATTATTTAGCGCAATGGTGTATCAATTATGCGATTGAAAATATAGAGAAAGTTGAAGCGGAATATAGCTCAGATTATATCCGGATTATGAATAAAACCAAGCTGTCTACATCTGAAATAGACGAGTGGCAGCAAGTTGCAGAACATATGTATTTTCCATATTCAGAAAAGCATCAGGTGTATTTACAGCAAGACGGATTTCTGGATAAGGATTTGGTTACAGTAGCCGATCTGGATAAGTCGCAACGTCCAATAAATCAGAAGTGGAGCTGGGATCGTATTTTACGTTCGCCATATATTAAACAAGCCGATGTGTTGCAGGGGTTCTACTTTTTTGAAGACCAGTTTTCTCAGAACGAATTAGAACGTCATTTCGATTTTTACGAACCGTTTACAGTTCACGAAAGTTCTTTATCTCCTTGTGTACATAGCATTCAGGCAGCTAAATTAGACCGTATGGAGCAGGCGTATACCTTCTATTTACGAACGTCTCGTTTAGATTTAGACGATTATAATAAAGAAGTTCACGAAGGTTTACATATCACTTCAATGGCTGGAACGTGGATGAGTATTGTTGAAGGTTTCGGCGGGATGCGAGTAAAAGATAATATGTTGTCGTTTACACCTAAAATACCAAAACAATGGAGCGGGTATTCCTTTAAAATCAATTTCAGAAATCAAATATT includes the following:
- a CDS encoding MFS transporter yields the protein MEKRKLSFLQIWNMSFGFMGIQMGFALQNANASRILQIFGADVHQLSWFWIIAPLMGLIVQPIVGYYSDKTWGKFGRRKPFFLVGAILASIGLVLMPQADIFTAFLPAIWVGAGFLMVMDASFNIAMEPFRALVGDNLRTDQRTLGFSVQTALIGFGAVIGSWLPYTLTNWFGVSNATVAGEVPLNLILSFIIGAIILVLSILVTVFTTKEYSPEELAQFQDDQASNSEDEDTSEKAGLKTIFEDFKNMPVTMRQLSWVQFFSWFGLFGMWVFAVPAIAQHLYGLPVNDSSSATYQDAGDWVGILFGVYNLISALYAFALPFIAKKIGRKRTHALSLIIGGIGLLSVYVMPDKDWLILSMIGVGIAWASILAMPYAILAGSISPKKMGVYMGIFNFFIVIPQIINALIGGPLVKYAYGDQAIMALMISGVSFLIAATLVFKVKDVDDVIQS
- a CDS encoding glycoside hydrolase family 65 protein, which codes for MNQDYIKPDQWSIIEEGFDASRVKSSESLFSIGNGAMGQRANFEEQYSGATFQGSYIAGVYYPDKTRVGWWKNGYPEYFAKVLNAPNWIGINVKVNGESLDLYKSKSVEGFSRELNMKEGWLSRSFKATLQNDVQVAVKTKRFLSLDFDELGAIRYEITPLNTDASITFSPYVDAGITNEDTNWDDKFWDVSRVSHEHTQAFIEAKTMKTEFHTCTFMESQVFVNDVFVDLNPQMETTSNSISFSFSKDIRAGETFKIEKFGGYTVDSNHEKSALISASQNVLAKAKDLGFLGLLERQMQAWANIWDMADITIEGDVKAQQGIRFNIFQLNQTYLGKDSRLNIGPKGFTGEKYGGSTYWDTEAYCIPFYMATKNQSVARSLLEYRYNHLERAIENAGKLGFTNGAALYPMVTMNGEECHNEWEITFEEIHRNGAIAFAIYNYYRYTNDYSYIPNKGLEVLIGIARFWQQRATFSTDKNKYVILGVTGPNEYENNVNNNWYTNYLAQWCINYAIENIEKVEAEYSSDYIRIMNKTKLSTSEIDEWQQVAEHMYFPYSEKHQVYLQQDGFLDKDLVTVADLDKSQRPINQKWSWDRILRSPYIKQADVLQGFYFFEDQFSQNELERHFDFYEPFTVHESSLSPCVHSIQAAKLDRMEQAYTFYLRTSRLDLDDYNKEVHEGLHITSMAGTWMSIVEGFGGMRVKDNMLSFTPKIPKQWSGYSFKINFRNQILKVHVTQQETIFELESEKELKILLNNELQVITPNNYENVSG
- the pgmB gene encoding beta-phosphoglucomutase, with product MNGFIFDLDGVIVDTAKYHYQAWKQLANKIGIEFSLDKNEQLKGVSRVESLKKILHWGQKTISDDEFTALMTEKNDHYLSFIETMQEDEILPDVSKVLNYLSSKNQKIALGSASKNAVGILEKVNLTQFFDAIVDGNQVTHAKPDPEVFLNAAIQMHVQPEDCIVFEDAVAGIQAANAANMVSIGIGDVDVLHEADYVFKDFTEMSLDFLDKLINPKK
- a CDS encoding LacI family DNA-binding transcriptional regulator, producing the protein MKKKVTLKQIARELDVSVSTVSRALADSKEIGENTRRRIQAFAKFLNYKPNNIALSLKNKKTKTIGVLIPEIVHHFFSTVIRGIEIVANERGYNVIVGLSNESFSKEVLNMEMLANGSIDGFVLSISKETLLKQDYHHFNETISQGIPIVMFDRVVNEVECDKVIVDDFKGSVKAVKKLVANGCKHIGLITTMDYVSVGRLRTQGYLRALEESQVYAEPDLILKLDDMVSLEENLDILENEIEQLFKKNPKIDGVFAVNELYAVTAMKVAKKLGLAIPDDLQVIGFTDGVLSKHASPSLTIVSQHGQKIGEKAADLLIDRLEMEDEDNDTNVNENTREQAFETYVIETEIIERESTK
- a CDS encoding SusC/RagA family TonB-linked outer membrane protein; its protein translation is MKTIINGVLFFLLFVPATILAQTSIKGTVTEQSTSLPLPGVNILVKGTTNGTASDFDGEYQLQVNQGDVITFTFIGYQTQEITYTGQTVLNVILVEDTASLDEVVVIGYGSVKKEDLTGSVEVISSDDFNQGAVVSPDQLLQGKAAGVRITSAGGQPDAAPNIRIRGGSSLSGNNAPLIVIDGVPLDNGGVAGVGNPLSLINPNDIESFSVLKDASATAIYGSRASNGVIIITTKKGTSGDAKFNFSARTSISNISKNQQINIMDGNTFVKFVQMYYPDDIGILGVPVGSISTTQPVTQVISTPEGDRAIYNSDWQDAIYRTAVTKDYNFGVRANLFQAVPFRASIGYNNTEGVVKTNDYERITASIRLTPKFFDEHLKVDINAKGTSVDKNSVDDGGAIGGAISMDPTKPIYDSNSIFNGYYQQLRASDDANNPNAKAGASNPLAVLEQRSRPEKVQRILGNVELDYKFHFLPELRAVVNLGLEAAKADIEERFAENAVNSYTLVPDPSVPKGTYIFNPGISFAERQTITNTTMESYLAYKKEFEDTFINNFDVQGGYSYQNFKNDGNKDEYRNDEITGERIPNIDSLNLNNRYFNELNLQSFFGRANVNLANKYLLTASFRADASSFFTKENRWGYFPSAALAWKVKEENFLKNVNFINDFKFRIGWGETGQQDISGQVGFYPSIPLFEIGSPQSQYLSGVNLYNAKEYNPDLTWEKTTTYNAGVDFDFFRNSFLSGSFDIYKKETTDLLVLTNVPPGQALSDQVIQNVGTTESKGFELNLNMNPVQTETFNLSLNGNLSYNYTEVTDLKGAQQINAKDGGLSFGTGNILLRHAVGQQAGSAWVLKQVYDTDGNPILGSFVDLNDDGRITEDDRYYRAIQPNWTFGFGINMDYKNWNLTASFRGQLDGEIYNSRRLTHGEIQNVKSLDGTFFNNALNFFDGTANPVFTDILDPVQYSDYFIEGASFLRCENIVLAHTLNNVIKNATLKIYGAVNNPFLITNYSGQDPENFLGIDNNFYPRATVYNLGVNIDF